One window of Phalacrocorax carbo chromosome 1, bPhaCar2.1, whole genome shotgun sequence genomic DNA carries:
- the ARHGDIB gene encoding rho GDP-dissociation inhibitor 2, with protein sequence MTEKTQEPHVEEDDDELDGKLNYKPPPQKTLQELQELDKDDESLAKYKKSLLGDGPVVVDPTAPNVVVTRLTLVCDSAPGPITMDLTGDLEALKKETFILKEGVEYRVKIHFRVNRDIVSGLKYVQHTYRTGVKVDKATFMVGSYGPRPEEYEFLTPVEEAPKGMLARGTYHNKSFFTDDDKHDHLTWEWNLSIKKEWTE encoded by the exons ATGACTGAGAAGACCCAAGAACCTCATGTggaggaagatgatgatgagCTGGATGGGAAACTGAACTACAAACCTCCTCCCCAGAAAACACTGCAGGAGTTGCAAGAGTTGGACAAGGATGATGAAAGCCTCGCTAAGTACAAGAAGTCTCTGCTGGGAGATGGACCTGTGGTAGTAG ATCCAACAGCTCCCAATGTGGTGGTCACTCGACTCACCCTGGTATGTGACTCTGCTCCAGGACCGATCACTATGGACCTTACAG GTGACCTTGAAGCACTCAAGAAAGAGACCTTCATATTAAAGGAAGGAGTGGAATACAGAGTTAAGATCCACTTCAGA GTAAACAGGGATATTGTGTCGGGACTGAAATATGTGCAGCACACCTACCGGACAGGGGTGAAGG TGGACAAAGCCACATTTATGGTTGGCAGTTACGGGCCACGGCCAGAGGAGTACGAGTTCCTGACACCTGTTGAGGAGGCTCCTAAGGGTATGCTGGCTCGAGGCACTTATCACAACAAGTCCTTCTTCACGGATGATGACAAGCATGACCATCTCACCTGGGAGTGGAACCTGTCCATCAAGAAGGAATGGACAGAATGA